The nucleotide window TGCCCGTTGGGATGTATCCTGCAGATTTAAGTCCCTGTGCAAGTGAGAAGTGGCGTCAAGCGAGTCGCTTCACTTGAGGCCGTCACTTTCGAGCGCTCCTGGTGACGAGCGCCTGCAAAGCTGCTAGTTGGCTCAGAAGATTCGCATTCGTCTGCTCCAGGGAATCTACCCTTTTCCTGTAGTCTGAATTCTCTGACGCTAATATTTCTACTTTCCTCTCTAATTGGTCCATGTATTCCTTCTTCTTGCGTCTGCTTTCTTGTGCTGATATCTGTGGATAACGAAAAGAGACggtgagatttttttttcatcctAGCAAGTTCTTTGATAAATCGGGATTTATCAAATCTGCTAAAACCATTATTTAACAGAATATCAGTTCgaaaaaaagtattaaatagttaagataagaaataagaataaataGAAAGACCTTTAAATGCTTATTTAAAACAAGATAAACTCTCTTTTTAGACGCGCTAAAAagaaaatctgaaaatattGATATTGCCCAACCATTTTAATGGTGCTTTTACGAGGCATGAAATATTTcaccttattttttattttcctcCTGATCTTCTTTAGAGATTTCTCCTCGGCTTTTGTGAGGGGTAGGCGTGTGGGCACGGGGTAGCCTTCGGCTAGTAATGTGCGTTTCTCTTCCTCCGTTAAAATAAGCGAGCCCGTTGAACCTTTctgtaatcaaaataaaaaaaattacattattgtAAGAAAGGCTTGCGCTTGATAATGATTATGACTGACAAAAAGTTGTTCAAGTTAATTGGATATGGATCAACGCTGTGGGAGAATAGTGAAGAAGGGACAAGGGTGTGACGTTCCTCATCACGCTCTCTAAAGTATATCTGATAAAAACCCTAATAAAAGACAATATTTTGTCCATTGCTATGTTTACTCTTATCAGTTTTGTATGATGTACCTACGCTCATGTCTAAGCGTGGAACATGTCACTCACCGGCTGGCTGCTAATGAGTGGTGTGTTGATAGGTTGTCGCGAGTGGTGCGACACGTAGAGATGGTTGCGTCGCgtgggcggcgcgggcgcggcgggcgtgGCTCCCTCGTGTGCGGGTGATAGTGCACCTTCACTGTCTGATGATGACAGGGAGGACGGCGGCGTGGGCGGTAGGTTGAATCCTGCTGGCGAAACGATTAAAGCAATTTATTGAAGTGCTGAGTTAGGTCGCTTTTTAAAGGTAAAAGGGCAGCTTAAGTAGTTGATTGAATAACGTACGCAGATCAATCAAGTAGTATGCAAATTCAAGTGCAGTTGCTAAGAGGGTGATACTGGCGCCAAATCAGTCAACAGCTCGAGAAGCGAGTGCAGTCAGTGTAGGTATATCTTGCAAGTACCGGTTCATTCGCGACTTCCAAGCGATCTTGTGTATTGACAACGAAAGGAACATTATAGTCAGATATCATAGCTTGATGCGGACAGTTATGACTGCTACAGCGGCCAGTCCCAACTGCTTCACCAGCCCGTGTATGGTCGTTCTCAAACAACCTTGTAGCCGTCGATGTCATTAAAAATTACATAGGCTTGCTTAACACTTGCGGCTTAAAGTGGTCGCACGAAACGGGCCACATGCACCGCACGTGCTAACCGCCACTACAATCTACACAAATACTGCTACACACATACTGGAGAATCTGGATTAACGCCATCAGCATGCAAGAACCGCATTTACGGACCAAATAATTGGCTGATGAAAATTATTAAACTCCCTGTTGAAAACGCACGTTCATTGTATGACAATGTCATGTGGGCGGCACTTAGGTGCACGTTGAAATCTCGTGAATCAGTCGCCCGTGAGTGATAAGGGTCTTACAATATGCATGTGACTGTGCAATGGCTGAGGAGAGGGAGTGTGATGACTGATGACAATGTAAAGGGAGTCATTAAATCAATTGAGTAGCATTTTTACCAGCAGAGGGCATACAAATTTCTTagagtatatattattatcacggatagtttctctctctctctcttactTCTtttactctctctctctccctctgctacgtattcctcattgctgagagttACGGGATCTTGTTCATAATGCAAGTAGGCTCCCAGGTCCTTCCGCGAAAAAATGCTTACGcaattaatgaataaataattaatgttcgACGAATATTTACTCACGTGGTATTTAAGTATTGCACTGCACCAACCTTGAGTAGAGTGCGcactatttaaaataaattacaaacttACTCGCCTTGCACTATCCTAGAAACTTATGATTTATGAAAGTCACATAAAAGTCCAAATAAAAATAGACTGCAATCTATAAAGTCGTCGAGCGTTCTCGATACTTTTATTGGCATGCTCTAATTAAAAAGTCTTGTACCTGAAGTGCGACAACGTGACCTTAATGGACAACTTGTTATTCAGGGAGTTGGCGATCAGTGCTTAGCTATTGCAACTCCCTTTCAGTAAAAAGCTTTAGAAATTGTTACTAGAGATGTATTACCTATCGATAGAACAAATTTGAAACTAGGTTAGGGGCTAGGGCCTATGACTTCTATTATCTATACATACTTAGAAGTCATTGGCTAGGGCAATATTAatgctagtaggtaggtacattatgtaATGATAACTCAGATAACCAAATAAAATGAGATCCAAATCAAAACTAATGTAGGCAAGTGACATGAGGATTAATTAACGATCATAGAAAAGAAacattatattttctttatgtGATCTAAATTGCCGAAAGTGGATCAccattgatgtaggaggaaGCTACCCTTAAATCACCTATTTATTGGTCAAGGGAGAAGAAATGAACGTCATATTGTCCTTGTGAGGTGATTTTGATTATCTAAAAGCAGTTTACTGGTGGTTAATTGCAAAATGGCTGATGCACGCGAGGCGATAAAGAACTCTTTCAAAACActcactttcgcttttataatgttagtacggagtaggtaggtaggtacgtattataaagattttatttaaaaaaaatgtgctctATTCTAATAAATGAAGAAAATGATGGCGATAGCAAAATGGAGATAAGACCGTAAAATACTAAGCGAATAGAAGAATATGAAATGGGTAATTGAAATAATTGATGAAGTTATAAGATCTAAGATAGTATCCTGTGGAAATCGCTACAAGAAATCTATGTCTAAAAATGTCCTATAACTCGGTCACGCTATGTTTGCACCTCACTGaaatgcggcgcctctcccacttccccgctcatctccccgcggtcgtcttgtcgcgtcagtacggttcgcatactGTACCTAAACGTCAGTATGACGTAATCGACgtgaggtgcaaacttagcttcaCCGAGTAGAAAATGCAGATATGTCTATAGGTGATGATGAAAACGACGATATAGCTGATGGTGATGAGAGATCCGTAGGTACCTGATGTGCCTGATGACGTGACTTTGATGGAGAGCTTGTTGCTGTTGAGCTTGTTGGCGATGCGCGGCGCCGCACTGAGCAGCAGCTGCGGCACGCCTGCTGCACCCACCTTTTGCAGCACGGCTTGTGGCATGTGAATTGTACCGGTCTGGAAATTAACAACATCGAATTAATCCAAAGGGTTTTCTCTTGCTCTCTGTCGCTTAACAGGCACTGGATATAAACTGAGGTAGGTCCGAAGTGACATTAATCCAAGGGTTTGGTGATGTGACACTCAATCGTgtcacagtgtgactcgttgggaattcaCTTTCTCTCTGTTAAGTCTCTTCAGGtactgtacctactcgtatataatATACTGAGGAACGAAGTGTGTATAAATTGTTGAAGCCTTTTTATTTTGAccaacacccgtattcacaaacgttattattaggtctcatagtgcgctcgaacgcatagtgtaggttccaccaatcagatgactgtgtcgcgtcaatttacaatgatctgattggtggaacctacactatgcgttcgagcgcactgtgagacctcatagtgaatacggccgtaagtaTGTCGggttttctattattatttaacccccgacgtaAACAGATTATATAAGGTTAACGTGTATACCTAACTGTGTTTCTGTTTGTGGTATCGTAGCGCTCAAACAGATGGACCGATTTGATTGCGGTTTCTTTTATTCAAACGCCTATTTAATCGACATGGTTCTTAGCTATGTTTGACGAAAATTTGTTCAATCGTTTGAGGATTATCAGCTGTTTACTCAAATGAGATCTCTACACGGACAATTAGATAATTAACCAACTATATTTTGTACTTGCATTTGTCTTATGGACTCGATCCCATCTACAATGCGATATTATGGTAAATTTGCAAgggtgatttaaatttttaattttcacctGTTTAGATTCTATATAGTCGAACTAATAAGTCGAATGACATATCGCTAGTAAATGTACTTATTGCTTGatgaatttaattgaattaattgTGCATTTAATGTTTAATGACTGCGCAAGATGGATGTCGAAAAGGGTTGTTAAAATACCCCCGGTTCTCACTTGCCAGATCACGTCAGACCACATTTTCGTGAAAATGTAGAGCGTGTTACACAAGCAGTGTATAATTACAACGGATCTTACAGGTTCCCAAAAATTTGCGCTTTTTAAGGTTGATTTACGGAGAAAGTCGCGAAGCAGTTGGCTATTTGAACCGTAATAACCTTTTCCAATTTCGTCAAGTCATTATGGGCCTGGTGGAGTTTGGAGCTTGGAATCACGACTGCGTTTCACATGTCAATTAAATGTGAATTCATCTTCAGTTTTTTGCCgcggtaggtattttttttttctctaacaGGTGGTGTGCCAAATCCTAGAAGAttgtaaaaaaaacctttcatattatatttttgtggcATTACATTTTTCAATTTAACGAATATCAATAGAATCAGAAAGTGTTGCTGCCTACTTATCAATAAGCTTAATCGTAAGCTTGACTTTTTTATCCACTTTAGAAGTTCTTTAAGCACTTCAAGTCTTGTTACCGGAGTATGTTCACGAGTCATCGTCTGTACCTAAGATTCCTTCTATAACAATCTACTGGGTACTTGGCCACTTGACAGCAACCTAAACGGCTTCCTATGTGGATTTTTATATGCCTACCTACTAAAGCTATCTCAATGTTCACTTCCCTGTTTGTCAACCTCCCTGGCGACTACGCCAGGGAGGGATCATAGCTCTTACCACTAGGTAAGCGCTATGATCTTATAAGTCAtaaggtctcgggttcgattcctggcagggataatttgggaatttatattttctaacttGTCTCTGctttggggggggggggggggggctccggccgtagctagttactaCCCTCTACCCAGCAAAGTCGTGCCTccaagagatttagcgttccgttcCAAGCCGTGtggaaaccgatcaggggtatgggtttgataaaattGCCATACCTCTACCAAATCCATtccatgatgatgatgatgaagttggGAAAGTTGGGTACCTACCGTGTGATCAATGACGTAATCGACGTGTGTGACAGGCGTGCCGGGGGTGGGTGAGGGCGGGCAGGAGGAGGCGGGCGACTCGGGCTCGGACTTTGGTTCTGCCTTCACTTCCGGGGGCGGGGAGTCGCTGGACCGCCGTCTGCTTCGCCACGCACTCGCTGGTATCGCTGGGTAGCATTCGTCTTCCATGTCTGCAAGGAAACCAGATACGTAAGTCTAAATAATCCTGGAAATATGATAGCACTAGTCCGGATGATCGGTGCCCTGTCCAGTTATAGTCCAAAGTAGGGACATAattgattgattaaaaaaaccggttaagagcgagtctgactcgcacacgaagggttccgtaacatcgtacagaaatagcacttttaatattttttggatgGATAAacttgtttttgatttttccttTGTGCTATTTTGACCTTGTTACCTGCCAattttcgtgattctaggtcaacgggaagtactgtgtagtttttgattcccttgacgggtcttgacaggtagacagacaatgaagtgatcctataaggttttcctttttttcactggagatacggaatcctaaaaaatctaaaagtcAAGTCTAACTTCAAGTTTATAAACCATACGCATAAAGTTTTCCATCGACATGTTGAAAAATCGACCATCAAAAATGTAGATATCTCAGTCGACTACGAGACCATTGACCACGTTCAGTCCATGATCCTATTGCTAGAAAGATTGAACTTAACCTCAAGATTAGCTCAGAACAGAAATGATTGACATCTTTATGAAGAGTTGTGCAAGAATTTTGTTACGAGGTCATAAAGGTACGAGACCTACTTTGGATCGGTCAGTAGTCTGGGTAAAATCTACTTTTCTCCCTTGAGAGCATCAAGCATCTAGTGCATCTTATTATATACTGCTTTGTTTTAGTCTGAATATCTATTAAACGGCCGGGCCTATCACGAACTGTAAGATGACCAATATTTTTTGACACTGATCAACTGGTCAAGTTTCAACAACCAGTTACGAAAGCTCAATAtggaaatttggtaagtaggcATTCGACGTCGAAGCAAATACTAGGTCATAAGTGTTACGTACTAAAAATTCGATCACTTATGAAATGTGCCGCTAACTGCAAGACCCGTGTAGAAGTTTCGGTGTCGAATCGTGTAAGTGACTTCCTCTTGATTCGGATTAAGTTCTGGGCAGACAAAGCGCGGCGGCAGCAGCGTGTCTAAACGGGTTTGAATGCGTGTACGTTTTGTAGGTTATACAAGGAACTGTATGGTTAGACGCACTTTGACCTGAACGCCCGTCGAGGCTAGAGAGACGTTAAGGCGATAACACACTGGCTCTAGCACACATAGCTGGCACACTTTCTCAAGCTTCTCTACGCCAGCTGTGAAATGCTCAAATATGGAAGAATTCTGATATCCATAGCTCTGAGCCATCGCAGAACGTTTCCATAGCAGCCTAAGCTGCTAAAAATCAGACGCTCATCTAATAAAATAAGCTAATACTGTAGCGATAATAGCCAATGGGCGTTAAGCCTATGAAGCGTCAGTCTACGTGAAACGCGAATGCGAAGAAGCGCGACGGCAACAGCGTGGATCTTAGCCGGTCTCTGTAGTATGAACACTGAAGCAGTTCCTTGTATGTAgccttccttccttccttccttctaGCGCTGGTCACGTTCCAATCGCGCTTGCGCCACCGTCACACGGCTTGTCTGTCCAAGCCTTTACATTTCCGAGTTATGCTGTACGGCTGCGCAATCACGTGGAACTCATGTTGAAACGTTGCTGTCCAATTGCATGctaaataatactttttgtgCACGTTACATGAATAGGATAGTCTGAGCGTCGATTTCTTCTTACCGTTTTTGCAAAGTGGAccaatttttgaattaaaaatctCATACCTCAAAAATCTgctcataatttattttttagttacTTAACCATGTCTAAGAATGACCACAGATTCTATAATAGTTACTTCGTCTATATATCTCTTTCCCTAACAACTAACTATAAGTGTTGAATTCGTGCGAATATTTTGTACACTAAGGATTTGcacagaaaggatttttgataattaccacctctaagggggtaaaataggagtttgccatgcggacgaagtcgcgggcataagctagttgaCACATATCCGCAGTTCCAGCTTGAAAATCAAGCTGGAACATAGCTGAAGCCTCAGGTATCGAACCCAACTTGTTTGAAACTAGAGTAATAAAACCGCCCAAGTGGCAAACCTGTCCATTGTAACAAACGATTATACAATTAACAGATTATGGTTAGTCGGTAACAAAACTACATAGTTAATtaatgaagtcggttaataatgaGCTACTCAGTCTAGTGACGTAACTGCGAACATTACGCAGGGCCACAATCTTGTCATTGAGGGCTCTTTTCTGGAGAATATTGGAACCAAGTATGAAAGCGTATTTGCAGAAGCGTTTGCTTGTTTGTATTTTCGCGTATGACACCGCAGCCACTGGACGCGGGCCCCGTCGCTCCTGTCGTTACTTTTCTCGCAACGCCTCTTCATAAACGGAGAATCGCATGACGCACCGCGCAACGCGACGCACCACGCGACGCGCAACAAGCCGCGTCTCCAGAAAAGAGCCCTAATGCGGCCGTTTTGTGCGATGTGACAAActaaatacaattataattatctTTTTTCATTATTCTATATCCTTTTTCATCGCGTACCGAGTCATGATCTGCTCAAAGCTACGGTtccaaaataaattcaatttaattcaaatactttgtttattaataaagtcttagaatataaaataatattgaatatttgGCTTATTTATGCGTAAGAGTTTTCACCAGGGGGGAAGAGTGATTGCTTCATTTTTCTAACTTAAATTGCATGGACAACAACTGCGTAAGAAATGCATGTTGAAAATGAATGGGTTCTACTTTTGGGTTTCAACTTTCAAGCACATGAAATACATCACGCGCTACGTATTCTACGTGGTGGTAGTGTTAATACTATTCTAATTTGTAATTGTAGACATTGATAGTTTTTGTCGTTTTTGCGTTGATTGCCGCGATCCCTCTTGCATCGCTTGCCATGGCCCACGACGCTTGTCGTATCGCCATAGCCGTGGCCCCGCGGTAATGACAAATGCAACTGTTTGATAACAGCGCGTTATATCCAATTACGGATAGAAACGTTCCCGCAGACATTCTGTTGCATCATTTAGTACACTAGTACCTCTACCTACTGCGAGTTGTACTTAGGTAGTACAAAACAGGAACGTGTGATTACCGCCTCAAACTCAATGCACTTGCCACAAAGTAaggatatgataataatatacttattacctAATATTACATACCGAGGTTCGTCGGCAACGCCATCTAGACAGAGTAACCGAGCATATTAAGTGCGAAACAAAGAAGCGACCCGAAGTTAGAACTGGTCTACGTAGTTAGGGCTCTGTTTTGAATTGTCAGGGTCGTCATCTatcacgagatcaaaggcgttgAACTGCTGTGTCTTTCTTTATATAATACTATGCCGCAGATATTCTGTTGCATCGTTTAAGGTCTCAACGCACTGGAGCTGCAAATATAGTTTCAATTATGAGTTTATATGGAGCAAGGCGCTGtcgccgattcacaccaagcacgtacctACACGTGATACTTGCGTAGTGAcacgcgtgaatccatagacataacTGCGCATTACGTCtgcgcgaacgttcacgccacgcaagcggtatgccatgtctcatactgttccatacattacaacgcaatggtacgcgctacgtctacgcttacgcgacgcatacacggcctgtgtggccggtgCTTTAGTAAGTACCTGTACTAGCACTAGCACCTACTGCGAGTTGTAGCTAGTACAAAACTGGAACGTGTGATTAACTCATCAAACTTAGGTAAGTACAGTATTAACGACTACCTATTTCAAGAACGATGATTACTTGATTAGTCTGTTAGAAAGTGTGAATCCTTGATTGTAACACGTAAATAATACAGTGTACTGAACTGATGCGCTAATTTTAACCCGACTTcgagaatccatactaatggtAGGTATAAATGTGAAGGTGTGTCTGACTATCTGTGTATTACCTTTTTTTACCCACCCGCTTAAccgtttttgaaaaaatttggtATTGTGAGCTTCCATCCCTTACCTATAAGCTACATTTCGTCCAGGAAAATCAGAGCTTTCACGAGATTCAAAAGAATCTGAATCTACACGAAcaagtcgcgagcatcaccCTATTTCGTATAAGTACTTTGATGATTGCCAAACCTATAAAGAATGTTGTCTATTAAATCAATTACTACTACTAGGCAGTATGTCaaaataacattaattataGTCACCTAATAGCCATTCATCTTGCTTGGCGTGGTTCCTAAATACGAGATATTAAGATTCGTTAGGCTCGTGACACGGTTGTGATGTATTTATTGGCGATATGCGGTCACTGAACTAATAGGTCGGCGTCAATACTCTACACGTTTTCATCGCTATGCTACTGTTAAAGCCTGAACTACGGTAAATCTTAGTATTTTGCAGTAATGATAAAAGTCGTCTGACAATAATTGTAAATTGTGTAAAAAAACAGATTGTCCGCGAAAAGCtaccagacggacagacacatatttatattattagtatggattaattgaAAACTGACTGTGCAGGCATCTACCACTGCTTTTAAACCTCTTCAAACGCTTACTTTTCACTTTATCTTCGTTATATTATAAGTTAGGTATCCATTAAAAGCGAAAGTTTATCAGTCTGTCTGATGAAATTCAGTACAGAGAATTCTTGCATTTCGGAGATGGacatctatattctatactgGCTGACTGACACTGTCTTCAGACGTACTAGATATTTGCAAAACAGCCGTATTTAGTCGTCAGAAACACGTAgaccattataatatgtaatgtacctacctaattaaattgAATCTACTGTCTGTCTTGCTCTACGATATCAAATCTAGCCTAAACTCAACGATTAACGTTTCGTGATCACATGGTTGCTATAGAATTGCATCTAGAAATCAGCCCGCTTATGAGCGCTTCATAATAACACCCTTTAACCTTGCGAATTGCAACTCttgattttacataatattgtatttgaCATTCGCGGATGATGAGTTCAATGATATCGCTTTCATCATGTCTAGATCGTTTATCTAGACATGATGAAAACGATATCATTGAAGTCATCGCACGTCGTCTCGTGTCTCTTCAAATGGCAGACATCACAAGTATGAAGCCTCCAGATCACGTTGGCCAAATGCGTTTGGCGAATGCCAGCCAACGTGGGAATGCTGTTTGCAAATGACGCCAAGAACCTTCGATCACTGAAAATCTTAGCAACCCAAGCAGTGCGACGATTTTTTCTGGAGGCTTTTGATTTTTACTGATTGTACTTGGGCTGCGACAAGCCCGCCGTGCCTCATCGCGCTGGAAGTATGCTTAATAAACCAAGAAGCCATGTTCGTCAAGTGCATTCGTCGAGCGCAATGGGCCAATGTTTACGAGAGGCTTTATCACGTTTCAATAATTTGCAGTGGCATTATCAGAAGCAATAACAAACACACCGCTTCTATAAATAAACCTTCCTGACTAATATGATTTATTTGCAAACAtgaaacataaaattatatgaGTGTCTAAAATAACTggcctaaattaaaatccggaGTAGCgtcaattatgtaggtatattatggatGTTTTTCAGCAATCGTTtgtattataggtaggtatgttgatTGCAAATGAAATGAGGTGTCATTGGCTTCGTTTTAGCAATCCGCGTGCCACTCTTCAATTACTATGACGTCCCGTTGGTtccctttgggtacgaaaccctgaGAAGTATAGCACCTACTTACTGTAaagtgtacaagtgtaaattaaaaattttcaacacccccgacaaatcattttcaaataaataat belongs to Maniola jurtina chromosome 6, ilManJurt1.1, whole genome shotgun sequence and includes:
- the LOC123866435 gene encoding cyclic AMP response element-binding protein A isoform X3 yields the protein MQINIDMQDVIDEDTEMSDWLIERDSKIGVILHDRLMTDAALGAAPIKTEHSYSLHSDVESAPASPNTKVDDMEDECYPAIPASAWRSRRRSSDSPPPEVKAEPKSEPESPASSCPPSPTPGTPVTHVDYVIDHTTGTIHMPQAVLQKVGAAGVPQLLLSAAPRIANKLNSNKLSIKVTSSGTSAGFNLPPTPPSSLSSSDSEGALSPAHEGATPAAPAPPTRRNHLYVSHHSRQPINTPLISSQPKGSTGSLILTEEEKRTLLAEGYPVPTRLPLTKAEEKSLKKIRRKIKNKISAQESRRKKKEYMDQLERKVEILASENSDYRKRVDSLEQTNANLLSQLAALQALVTRSARK
- the LOC123866435 gene encoding cyclic AMP response element-binding protein A isoform X2, with the translated sequence MESYFDISNDLKDVWDADIDPDMQDVIDEDTEMSDWLIERDSKIGVILHDRLMTDAALGAAPIKTEHSYSLHSDVESAPASPNTKVDDMEDECYPAIPASAWRSRRRSSDSPPPEVKAEPKSEPESPASSCPPSPTPGTPVTHVDYVIDHTTGTIHMPQAVLQKVGAAGVPQLLLSAAPRIANKLNSNKLSIKVTSSGTSGFNLPPTPPSSLSSSDSEGALSPAHEGATPAAPAPPTRRNHLYVSHHSRQPINTPLISSQPKGSTGSLILTEEEKRTLLAEGYPVPTRLPLTKAEEKSLKKIRRKIKNKISAQESRRKKKEYMDQLERKVEILASENSDYRKRVDSLEQTNANLLSQLAALQALVTRSARK
- the LOC123866435 gene encoding cyclic AMP response element-binding protein A isoform X1 produces the protein MESYFDISNDLKDVWDADIDPDMQDVIDEDTEMSDWLIERDSKIGVILHDRLMTDAALGAAPIKTEHSYSLHSDVESAPASPNTKVDDMEDECYPAIPASAWRSRRRSSDSPPPEVKAEPKSEPESPASSCPPSPTPGTPVTHVDYVIDHTTGTIHMPQAVLQKVGAAGVPQLLLSAAPRIANKLNSNKLSIKVTSSGTSAGFNLPPTPPSSLSSSDSEGALSPAHEGATPAAPAPPTRRNHLYVSHHSRQPINTPLISSQPKGSTGSLILTEEEKRTLLAEGYPVPTRLPLTKAEEKSLKKIRRKIKNKISAQESRRKKKEYMDQLERKVEILASENSDYRKRVDSLEQTNANLLSQLAALQALVTRSARK